The following proteins come from a genomic window of Limosilactobacillus reuteri:
- a CDS encoding TIM barrel protein: MFLPQLGLKGSSQLDQINDRLQYNPIAYEFYTDANDFTDEGYQRLYDAIQYVKDAGIKNIILHHPMKFQDHHSEVVAPEKQYPDLYRFIEFTTEKLLYLADDLDVQVLVHGGYAGPESRYFVSLYPSVEDARNAVYQRLDRFADAGGEHIMFENSIAPVFAYGDPFQEDEILAHDYRLAFDTSHCFIELHGNNQKLASSLEHLKDRTVHYHLVDSMGKTHDSLTLGTGKIDWANVLPHLNPAATSIYEINLHDQNNCREQIDSHNYLLKLYQKLNNGGELS, from the coding sequence ATGTTTTTACCACAATTAGGATTAAAAGGAAGCAGTCAACTAGACCAAATTAACGATCGCCTACAATATAATCCTATTGCTTATGAATTTTATACTGATGCTAATGATTTTACTGATGAAGGCTACCAACGCCTCTATGATGCAATTCAATACGTTAAAGATGCTGGAATTAAAAATATTATTCTACATCACCCAATGAAGTTTCAGGATCATCATTCAGAAGTAGTGGCTCCGGAAAAACAGTACCCCGACCTATACCGCTTCATCGAATTTACAACTGAAAAGCTCCTTTACTTAGCCGATGACCTCGATGTTCAAGTTCTGGTCCACGGTGGTTATGCCGGTCCTGAATCACGTTACTTTGTTTCCCTCTACCCTAGTGTAGAAGACGCCCGAAATGCTGTTTATCAGCGATTGGATCGTTTTGCAGATGCTGGCGGAGAGCATATCATGTTTGAAAACTCAATTGCACCAGTTTTCGCTTATGGCGATCCCTTTCAAGAAGATGAAATTCTTGCACATGATTATCGACTTGCCTTTGATACATCCCATTGTTTTATTGAGCTTCATGGGAATAACCAGAAATTAGCATCATCCCTAGAACACTTAAAAGATCGTACTGTTCACTATCACCTAGTTGATTCAATGGGCAAAACTCATGATAGTCTTACTCTCGGCACCGGTAAAATTGACTGGGCTAATGTTCTGCCTCACTTAAACCCAGCTGCTACTAGTATTTATGAAATTAACTTACATGATCAAAATAATTGTCGTGAACAAATCGACAGTCATAACTATTTACTTAAACTTTATCAAAAGCTTAATAATGGAGGAGAGTTATCGTGA
- the ybaK gene encoding Cys-tRNA(Pro) deacylase: MSKKNKKSKMKKTQVEQILDKNNISYEQAEFPTHQDGDVRSMSVDHTGIDEHIIYKTLVLTGNVTGPLVGVIPVDTHLDEKKLAKVSGNKKVNMVPLKNLLKTTGYVHGANTPVGIYEKFQYPIFIDNEAKEQGEIYVSSGKIGRSVKLNAEDLAGLVHATFADLEQK; encoded by the coding sequence ATGAGTAAAAAGAATAAAAAAAGTAAAATGAAAAAAACGCAGGTGGAACAAATCTTAGATAAAAATAATATTTCATATGAGCAAGCTGAATTTCCGACGCATCAAGATGGCGATGTCCGTTCAATGAGCGTGGACCATACCGGCATTGATGAGCACATTATTTATAAAACCCTTGTCCTTACTGGGAATGTGACTGGTCCCTTAGTTGGCGTCATCCCCGTCGATACTCACCTTGATGAAAAGAAATTAGCTAAAGTTTCCGGCAACAAAAAAGTTAATATGGTTCCGCTTAAAAACTTGTTAAAGACAACGGGGTATGTTCATGGTGCTAACACGCCTGTAGGAATCTATGAAAAATTTCAATATCCGATTTTTATTGATAATGAAGCAAAAGAACAAGGTGAAATTTATGTTTCATCTGGAAAAATTGGTCGATCGGTTAAACTAAACGCTGAAGACTTAGCTGGATTAGTTCATGCAACTTTTGCTGATTTAGAACAAAAGTAG
- a CDS encoding ABC transporter ATP-binding protein, with the protein MIRIARKNLALWATIGAVFFLLIQVSCDLYLPTVTADLVNRGIMQKDMGVIWNEGIKMLIVAAIGLVAAGLNVYFAATQSMKVGEKLRSQIYHKVLRFSNREMDEFGDSSLITRSTNDIVQIQNVMVQMLRMMLQSPVMLVAACVLAYVREPQLTKVFFISLPILAIIVMAVMYFAVPLFKSIQKKTDRINLIFREGLTGVRVIRAFRQEEREQNRFKKANEDYTQTGIKAFTIVSTLFPVVTLILGMTNVAIILLGGHLVANMSMQVGDLIAFMTYATQIMISFMMLSMIFVFVPRASASANRVNAVLDQPISIHDAPEKDQEKISINQPASLEFKNVDFRFHGAEKLALHDLNFKVTAGQTLAIIGGTGSGKSALVNLIPRLFDIESGEIKVDGVPVKKLSQHNLHEVISITQQQAVLFSGTIRSNLQFGYEEATDKEMWHALEIAQAADFVREEDGLDAVVEQNGSNFSGGQRQRLAIARTIIKPASIYVFDDSFSALDFETDAKLRAALVKDPQIQQAVTVIVAQRISTVVDADQIIVLDEGRVVGQGTHQELKAHNETYQQIIKSQVEKGDVDRA; encoded by the coding sequence TTGATACGTATAGCACGAAAAAATTTAGCCTTATGGGCAACAATTGGTGCAGTTTTCTTTTTATTAATCCAAGTTTCGTGTGACCTATATTTGCCGACAGTTACTGCCGACCTTGTTAATCGGGGAATTATGCAAAAGGATATGGGTGTGATTTGGAATGAAGGAATTAAGATGCTGATTGTGGCTGCGATTGGATTAGTGGCTGCTGGATTAAATGTTTATTTTGCGGCGACCCAATCAATGAAGGTGGGTGAAAAGCTACGAAGCCAGATCTATCATAAGGTTTTACGTTTCTCGAATCGTGAAATGGATGAGTTTGGCGATTCATCTTTAATTACGCGGTCAACCAATGATATTGTGCAGATTCAAAATGTCATGGTGCAAATGCTGCGGATGATGCTTCAATCACCTGTGATGCTTGTTGCGGCCTGTGTTCTAGCTTATGTTCGAGAACCACAACTAACTAAAGTGTTTTTTATTAGTCTGCCGATTTTAGCAATTATTGTCATGGCGGTTATGTACTTTGCGGTTCCGTTATTCAAGAGCATTCAGAAAAAAACTGATCGCATTAACTTAATCTTCCGGGAAGGCCTGACAGGGGTTCGCGTTATCCGTGCTTTTCGGCAGGAAGAGCGGGAACAAAACCGTTTCAAAAAAGCAAACGAGGACTACACGCAAACCGGGATCAAGGCCTTTACAATTGTTTCGACGTTATTCCCAGTAGTAACGCTTATTTTAGGAATGACAAATGTTGCCATTATTTTGCTGGGTGGTCATCTTGTAGCTAATATGAGCATGCAAGTAGGGGATTTAATTGCCTTTATGACATATGCCACTCAGATTATGATTAGCTTTATGATGCTTTCAATGATCTTTGTCTTTGTTCCACGAGCATCGGCATCTGCTAACCGGGTTAATGCAGTTCTGGACCAGCCGATCAGTATTCATGATGCACCGGAAAAAGATCAAGAAAAGATTTCGATTAATCAACCAGCCTCGCTTGAATTTAAGAATGTTGATTTTCGTTTCCATGGGGCAGAAAAATTGGCCTTGCATGACTTGAACTTTAAAGTTACAGCAGGCCAAACGTTAGCGATTATTGGAGGAACTGGCTCAGGTAAATCGGCTTTGGTTAACTTAATTCCGCGGTTATTTGATATTGAAAGCGGGGAGATTAAGGTTGATGGTGTTCCAGTTAAAAAGCTAAGTCAGCATAATCTGCATGAGGTTATTTCTATTACCCAACAGCAAGCAGTTCTTTTTAGTGGGACTATTCGTTCTAACCTTCAATTTGGGTATGAGGAAGCAACGGATAAAGAAATGTGGCATGCGCTTGAAATTGCGCAAGCGGCAGATTTCGTCCGTGAAGAAGACGGATTGGACGCAGTTGTTGAGCAAAACGGAAGTAACTTTTCTGGTGGTCAACGCCAACGGTTAGCGATTGCTCGAACAATTATTAAGCCAGCGTCGATTTATGTTTTTGATGACTCATTCTCAGCCTTAGATTTTGAAACTGATGCAAAACTCCGTGCGGCCTTAGTAAAAGACCCACAAATTCAACAAGCTGTAACGGTTATCGTGGCCCAGCGAATCTCGACGGTTGTTGATGCTGACCAAATTATTGTGCTTGATGAAGGACGGGTAGTTGGTCAAGGTACTCATCAAGAATTAAAAGCACATAATGAAACTTACCAACAAATAATTAAGTCACAAGTCGAGAAAGGGGATGTTGATCGTGCGTAG
- a CDS encoding C69 family dipeptidase, with translation MKKNLSACTTVLVGRNATIDGSTMAARNDDTFAPLTPQRFVTYPAYHDHPNQVKAYLNKCVIDRPADGYRYQGTPNVDYKTEGVFDESGFNEKNVGMSATESVYANARVLACDPLNTETGINEDLIVAATLPFIDSARDGVAYLGKLIAKYGSAEGNGVIFSDKDDVWYMEIVTGHHWVAQRIPDDAYAVTGNRIAIQQVDFNDKANFMWSEGIQEFVTKNHLNPDKYEWNFRHIFGTADIFDQHYNTPRQWYGHKVLNPETEFDPLDFDIPFIMQTDHRITLEDVEKILSSHYQGTPYDPLGHEGTDQQKHMFRPISLNRTQNSHVLQVRNDLPEAASTIMWMSFGIPTFTPYVPFFGNAEDIDVSYRETPEKLNMDLKSAYWMYRALSMIVESHHAEFSKADLDYLKDAREYLYRWVNEVAPQVKGMSSSEVSAFLSSKTHEMVAEMAKRTKALMAELVMNGLELSKLTFQIDKNL, from the coding sequence ATGAAGAAAAATCTATCTGCTTGTACAACCGTCCTCGTAGGCCGTAATGCCACAATTGACGGTTCAACCATGGCAGCACGGAACGATGATACTTTCGCTCCACTTACACCACAACGTTTTGTAACTTATCCGGCATATCATGATCACCCCAATCAAGTTAAAGCTTATTTAAATAAGTGTGTGATCGATCGCCCTGCTGATGGTTACCGTTACCAAGGTACTCCTAATGTCGACTACAAAACTGAAGGAGTCTTTGACGAAAGTGGTTTTAACGAAAAGAACGTTGGAATGAGTGCCACAGAAAGTGTTTATGCTAATGCACGGGTTTTAGCCTGTGATCCGCTTAATACCGAAACCGGAATTAATGAAGACCTTATCGTTGCTGCCACTCTTCCCTTCATCGATAGTGCGCGCGATGGGGTAGCTTACCTCGGCAAATTAATCGCGAAATACGGTTCTGCAGAAGGAAACGGGGTTATCTTCAGCGATAAGGATGATGTTTGGTATATGGAAATCGTTACCGGACATCACTGGGTTGCACAACGGATTCCAGATGATGCATATGCCGTTACTGGAAATCGAATTGCTATTCAACAAGTTGATTTTAATGATAAGGCTAACTTTATGTGGTCTGAAGGAATTCAAGAATTCGTTACAAAGAACCACCTCAATCCGGACAAGTATGAATGGAATTTCCGGCATATTTTCGGAACTGCTGATATTTTTGATCAACATTACAACACTCCACGACAATGGTACGGTCATAAGGTGTTAAATCCGGAAACTGAATTTGATCCGCTTGATTTTGATATTCCATTTATTATGCAAACGGACCACCGAATTACCCTTGAAGATGTGGAAAAGATTCTCAGTAGCCACTACCAAGGAACCCCTTACGATCCACTAGGTCATGAAGGTACCGACCAGCAAAAGCACATGTTCCGACCAATTTCACTAAACCGGACACAAAATTCCCACGTTCTTCAGGTCCGCAATGACTTACCGGAAGCCGCTTCAACGATTATGTGGATGAGCTTTGGTATTCCAACCTTTACCCCATACGTTCCATTCTTTGGTAATGCTGAAGATATCGATGTAAGCTATCGTGAAACTCCAGAGAAACTTAATATGGATTTAAAGAGTGCTTACTGGATGTATCGGGCACTTTCAATGATTGTCGAATCACACCATGCAGAATTTTCTAAGGCTGACTTGGATTATCTCAAAGATGCCCGTGAATATCTCTACCGCTGGGTAAATGAAGTTGCTCCACAGGTTAAGGGGATGTCCTCTTCTGAAGTCAGTGCTTTCTTAAGTTCAAAGACACATGAAATGGTTGCCGAAATGGCTAAACGAACAAAAGCTTTAATGGCTGAGTTAGTAATGAATGGACTCGAACTTTCTAAGTTAACATTCCAAATCGATAAGAATTTGTAA
- a CDS encoding D-2-hydroxyacid dehydrogenase: protein MVKKIFAFSIRKDEEPYVKEWAKDHPEVEVEYTDELLTPETAAKAKGADGVVVYQQLDYTPETLQALADEGITKMSLRNVGVDNIDMAKAKELGFEITNVPVYSPNAIAEHAAIQTARILRQTKVLDEKIANGDLRWAPTIGREVRDQTVGVIGTGHIGRVYMQIMEGFGAKVIAYDPFENPELKKQEYYVDSLDDLYAQADVVSLHVPATKENFHMIDKDAIAKMKDNVVIVNCSRGALVDTDAVIEGLDSGKIFGFIMDTYEDEVGIFNEDWRGKEFPDKRLKDLIDRSNVLVTPHTAFYTTHAVRNMVLNAFDNNLELINGEEADTPVKVG, encoded by the coding sequence ATGGTTAAAAAAATTTTTGCTTTTAGTATCCGAAAAGATGAAGAACCTTACGTTAAAGAATGGGCTAAGGATCATCCCGAAGTAGAAGTAGAATATACGGATGAACTCTTAACTCCTGAAACTGCCGCAAAAGCTAAAGGAGCTGACGGGGTAGTCGTTTACCAACAACTTGATTACACACCAGAAACGTTACAAGCATTGGCTGACGAAGGCATTACAAAGATGTCACTACGTAATGTTGGTGTTGACAACATTGACATGGCTAAGGCTAAAGAACTTGGTTTTGAAATTACCAATGTTCCTGTTTACTCACCAAACGCAATTGCCGAACATGCTGCTATTCAAACAGCTCGAATTCTTCGCCAAACCAAGGTCTTAGATGAAAAGATTGCTAATGGCGATTTACGTTGGGCCCCAACAATTGGTCGAGAAGTGCGTGACCAAACTGTTGGTGTTATCGGAACTGGTCATATTGGACGTGTTTATATGCAAATTATGGAAGGCTTCGGTGCTAAGGTAATTGCATATGACCCATTTGAAAATCCAGAATTAAAGAAGCAAGAATATTACGTTGACAGCCTTGATGATCTATATGCTCAAGCCGATGTGGTTTCTCTTCACGTTCCGGCTACCAAAGAGAACTTCCATATGATTGATAAAGACGCAATTGCTAAAATGAAAGACAATGTTGTAATTGTTAACTGTTCACGAGGCGCATTAGTTGATACTGATGCTGTAATCGAAGGACTTGATAGTGGAAAGATCTTTGGCTTTATCATGGATACTTACGAAGATGAAGTTGGAATCTTTAACGAAGATTGGCGTGGCAAGGAGTTCCCTGACAAGCGACTTAAAGACCTTATCGATCGTTCAAATGTCCTTGTTACTCCACATACCGCTTTCTATACTACTCATGCTGTCCGCAACATGGTTCTTAATGCCTTTGATAATAATCTTGAATTAATTAATGGTGAAGAAGCTGATACACCGGTTAAAGTTGGCTAA
- a CDS encoding MIP/aquaporin family protein, translating to MHGFIGEFFGTMVLILLGAGCCAGNSLNKTYGKQSGWWFICISWGLAVTMGVYVAGFLGSLGHLNPAVTIPFAVFGLFPWSNVIPYLLGQFLGAFVGAVLVIIQFYPQFKATPNEEEGNNVGIFATRPAINSPIFNFFSEVIATFAFIFVLLNLGNFTQGLKPFIVGMVIAVVGTCLGTTTGFALNPARDWSPRLAYTILPIPNKGASEWWYAWVPMCGPIVGGLLACALQTALV from the coding sequence ATGCATGGATTTATTGGCGAATTTTTTGGCACCATGGTTTTAATCCTATTAGGAGCAGGATGTTGTGCTGGTAATAGTTTGAATAAAACATATGGGAAACAAAGTGGCTGGTGGTTTATCTGTATTTCATGGGGCTTAGCAGTTACAATGGGAGTTTATGTTGCTGGATTTCTGGGTTCATTAGGGCACTTAAATCCCGCTGTAACAATTCCTTTTGCAGTATTCGGATTATTCCCATGGAGTAATGTTATTCCTTACCTGCTAGGGCAATTTTTAGGTGCATTTGTTGGTGCAGTATTAGTAATTATTCAATTCTATCCACAATTTAAGGCTACTCCAAATGAAGAAGAAGGAAATAATGTTGGTATTTTTGCTACTCGTCCAGCAATAAATAGCCCAATTTTTAACTTTTTCTCAGAAGTGATTGCGACCTTTGCATTTATTTTCGTACTCTTAAATCTTGGTAACTTTACTCAAGGATTAAAGCCATTTATTGTAGGAATGGTTATTGCAGTTGTTGGTACATGTCTTGGGACAACCACTGGCTTTGCCTTGAATCCAGCCCGTGATTGGTCACCACGGTTAGCATATACCATTTTGCCGATTCCTAATAAGGGAGCTTCAGAATGGTGGTATGCATGGGTTCCAATGTGTGGCCCAATTGTTGGCGGCCTTCTTGCGTGTGCTTTACAAACGGCACTAGTTTAA
- a CDS encoding IS30 family transposase codes for MGTTILSFQNRIVIETLHNEGRSLRYIANYLGFSKTTVFNELHRLNGEYQAELAQTDFERKVSQRGRKSSLTKSLKHLIEEKIQVQKWSPEQVAHVVGIAYKTVYNWIDQGWLDVQLPDLPDHGIRRHRAKEKRGTFSHGRSIEERPHKVETRQEFGHFEADTVLSGKRKGQAVATFVERKSRLTIVKRLHGRDSQSMTQAVLELASQLQDKLKTLTVDHGKEFANYQAIEQLTGTQVYFAHAYSPHERGSNENRNRVLRRFIPKGQAIEELSDRQLVQINWYLNSRPLKCLNWHTPIEIFLLNLRH; via the coding sequence ATGGGCACCACTATTTTATCATTCCAGAACCGCATTGTCATTGAAACGCTTCATAATGAAGGACGTTCCTTACGATACATCGCTAATTACTTAGGCTTTAGTAAAACCACAGTCTTTAACGAACTTCACCGGCTCAACGGTGAGTATCAAGCTGAACTAGCGCAAACTGACTTTGAACGCAAGGTTAGTCAACGGGGGCGGAAGTCTTCACTCACTAAAAGCCTTAAGCACTTGATTGAGGAAAAGATTCAAGTCCAGAAGTGGTCCCCTGAACAAGTTGCCCATGTAGTTGGGATTGCCTACAAGACGGTCTATAACTGGATTGATCAAGGATGGCTTGATGTACAGTTACCCGATTTGCCTGATCATGGAATTCGTCGTCATCGTGCTAAAGAAAAGCGTGGTACGTTCAGTCACGGCCGCTCCATTGAGGAGCGTCCTCATAAAGTCGAAACTCGCCAAGAATTCGGCCACTTTGAAGCTGATACCGTACTTTCTGGCAAACGTAAAGGTCAAGCTGTGGCGACTTTTGTGGAGCGTAAGAGTCGCCTGACAATTGTTAAACGGCTCCATGGTCGCGACAGTCAGTCCATGACTCAAGCCGTACTTGAACTAGCTAGTCAACTTCAAGACAAGCTCAAGACGCTTACCGTGGATCATGGGAAAGAGTTCGCTAACTATCAGGCAATTGAACAGCTAACAGGTACTCAGGTTTATTTTGCCCATGCTTATTCACCACATGAACGCGGTAGTAATGAGAACCGTAACCGAGTTTTGCGACGGTTTATTCCCAAGGGACAAGCCATTGAAGAGCTGAGCGATCGCCAGCTGGTTCAAATCAATTGGTATCTGAATTCCCGACCACTTAAATGTCTTAACTGGCACACACCAATCGAGATCTTCTTGCTTAATCTACGTCACTAA
- a CDS encoding AI-2E family transporter, whose protein sequence is MKQYINRRHISLVLTLFVLYLAITYWEIVAKFIQTIFSATVPLLIGVILAYIVNLLLKQYEHLYLSLFKKPSAQKFKRPVGIVMSYLTIILIIAVVFALVIPELITCVKLLIANHSHIINHFIDYFEHSSDFKGLINNFDASKIQWDKLGKYLTSGVGGTFRTVISTASSVFSAATTAIIAFFFSIYLLIYKEMLQRQFTKLLSTYFSRYQSQIIRILKVFDESYSNYIVGQCKDAAILGISCFIGMTILRMPYACMIGVVTAFGALIPIIGAILGASVGVVIIFAVSPLQAGIFLIFIILLQQLDNRITYPLVVGRSIGLPSVWVFAAVIIGGGISGILGMMFTVPLFAALYKLLSADARNRITIAVCKIKLENKLEK, encoded by the coding sequence GTGAAGCAATATATCAATCGCCGTCATATTTCTTTAGTATTAACCCTATTTGTCCTCTACTTAGCAATCACCTATTGGGAAATTGTCGCTAAATTTATCCAAACAATTTTTTCTGCAACCGTGCCGCTTTTAATAGGAGTAATCCTTGCCTATATTGTTAACTTACTATTAAAACAATATGAACACCTCTACTTATCTTTATTCAAGAAACCAAGTGCGCAAAAATTCAAGCGACCAGTTGGAATAGTGATGTCTTATTTAACAATCATCCTAATAATCGCCGTCGTTTTTGCCTTAGTAATTCCCGAACTTATTACGTGTGTAAAACTGCTTATTGCAAATCATAGTCACATTATTAACCATTTTATTGATTACTTTGAACATAGCAGTGATTTTAAAGGCCTCATCAATAACTTTGATGCTAGTAAAATTCAATGGGATAAACTTGGTAAATATCTTACGTCTGGCGTTGGTGGAACTTTCCGGACGGTTATTTCAACAGCCTCATCTGTATTTTCGGCTGCCACAACTGCAATTATTGCGTTTTTCTTCTCAATCTACCTCTTGATTTATAAAGAAATGTTGCAACGTCAGTTTACTAAATTACTTTCAACATACTTTAGCCGATACCAGTCACAAATAATTAGAATTCTGAAAGTTTTTGATGAAAGTTACAGTAACTATATTGTTGGGCAATGTAAAGATGCTGCTATTCTTGGAATCTCGTGTTTTATTGGAATGACGATCTTACGAATGCCTTACGCTTGCATGATCGGAGTTGTGACTGCATTTGGTGCTTTAATCCCAATCATCGGCGCCATCCTTGGAGCTAGTGTCGGAGTAGTTATCATCTTTGCCGTTTCTCCACTTCAAGCTGGTATTTTCTTGATCTTTATTATTCTCCTTCAACAGTTAGATAACCGTATTACCTATCCACTAGTTGTTGGAAGATCAATTGGGCTACCGAGTGTATGGGTATTTGCCGCGGTTATTATTGGTGGGGGAATTTCCGGAATTCTTGGAATGATGTTCACTGTTCCATTATTTGCAGCCCTTTATAAATTATTAAGTGCTGATGCAAGAAACAGAATAACAATCGCCGTTTGTAAAATTAAGTTAGAAAATAAGTTAGAAAAATAG
- a CDS encoding ABC transporter ATP-binding protein: protein MLIVRRGPRVPEQAQHFWPTTKRLIAYLRPWRVGVIFSILLAVISVILSILAPKILGEATTIIYNGMIKGYAEMKAGAHLSTLPINFTRIWQIGITVILLYLFSGLFSFLQLQIMTRVSQRVVYNLRQDFEEKMRRVPIKYYDTHNNGDIMSRMVNDMDNIAGTLQQSLIQIITSLLTLVGVFILMLTISWKLTIIALVTIPLSVLVVAFVAPTSQRLFGRQQAALGKINDQVEETYAAHTIVRTFNKEQDEEEKFNKENHQYYQAAWKAQFFSSLMMPMMAFIRNLGYLVVVVVGAIQVIHGQITLGNVQAFLQYTNQFSQPIAQIANLSNTIQQTIASAERIFAVLDEPEMSDKFENIPSLTGRDIPKVEFKDIRFSYTDEPLIQDFNLKAPRDEMVAIVGPTGAGKTTIINLLERFYDPQGGHIYLDGKDTRSMTRDTLRKHIAIVLQDTWLFTGTIFENIKYGNENASDEEVYHAAKMARADAFIRELPDGYQTVLDESASNISQGQRQLLTIARAFLADPEILILDEATSSVDTRTEVLIQEAMNALQQERTSFVVAHRLSTIRKADQIVVVNHGKIIETGNHESLMNKKGFYANLYNSQFAGNN from the coding sequence ATGTTGATCGTGCGTAGAGGACCACGAGTACCTGAACAAGCTCAACACTTTTGGCCAACCACAAAGCGATTAATTGCCTATTTACGACCATGGCGAGTGGGGGTTATTTTTTCAATTCTCTTAGCCGTTATTTCCGTTATTTTGTCAATCTTAGCACCAAAAATTCTTGGGGAAGCTACTACAATTATTTATAACGGAATGATTAAAGGGTATGCAGAAATGAAAGCTGGTGCCCACTTAAGTACCCTTCCAATTAACTTTACTCGGATTTGGCAAATTGGAATTACCGTCATTTTGCTTTATTTATTTTCTGGACTATTTAGTTTCCTCCAGTTACAAATTATGACACGGGTATCGCAACGTGTTGTTTACAATTTGCGTCAAGACTTTGAAGAGAAAATGCGCCGGGTACCAATTAAATATTACGATACTCATAATAATGGGGACATTATGAGTCGAATGGTTAATGATATGGATAATATTGCGGGAACTCTCCAGCAAAGTTTGATTCAAATTATTACGAGTTTGTTAACGCTTGTTGGTGTTTTCATTTTAATGCTTACGATTAGTTGGAAATTAACAATCATCGCCCTTGTCACAATTCCGCTTAGTGTTCTGGTAGTTGCTTTTGTAGCGCCTACTTCACAACGGCTATTTGGCCGTCAGCAAGCCGCTTTGGGAAAAATTAATGACCAAGTAGAAGAAACGTACGCTGCTCATACGATTGTGCGGACATTTAACAAGGAACAAGATGAAGAAGAAAAGTTTAATAAAGAGAATCATCAGTACTACCAAGCAGCATGGAAAGCACAATTTTTCTCTAGCTTAATGATGCCAATGATGGCCTTTATTCGGAATCTTGGGTACCTTGTTGTAGTAGTGGTTGGAGCAATTCAAGTTATTCATGGTCAGATTACTCTTGGTAATGTGCAAGCATTTCTGCAATATACCAATCAGTTTTCTCAACCAATTGCCCAAATTGCGAATTTAAGTAACACCATCCAACAAACAATTGCTTCGGCAGAACGTATTTTTGCTGTTTTGGATGAACCAGAGATGAGTGATAAGTTTGAAAATATTCCATCCCTTACTGGAAGGGATATTCCAAAAGTTGAATTTAAGGATATTAGGTTTAGCTATACTGATGAACCACTTATTCAAGACTTTAACCTTAAAGCACCGCGAGATGAGATGGTCGCCATTGTTGGCCCAACCGGAGCAGGGAAAACGACCATTATTAATCTTTTAGAGCGATTTTATGATCCGCAAGGTGGCCATATTTATCTTGATGGGAAAGATACTCGTTCAATGACTCGTGATACCTTACGTAAGCATATTGCGATTGTTCTTCAAGATACTTGGCTATTTACCGGGACGATTTTTGAAAATATTAAGTATGGGAACGAGAATGCATCAGACGAAGAAGTCTACCATGCGGCTAAGATGGCCCGGGCGGATGCCTTCATTCGTGAGCTGCCTGATGGTTATCAAACGGTCTTGGACGAGTCCGCTTCTAATATTTCACAAGGGCAACGACAATTATTAACGATTGCGCGGGCATTTTTAGCTGATCCGGAAATTTTGATTCTGGATGAAGCAACTAGTTCCGTTGATACCCGAACAGAAGTCTTGATTCAAGAAGCAATGAATGCTTTACAACAAGAACGAACTAGTTTTGTTGTTGCTCACCGTTTATCAACGATTCGGAAAGCTGATCAGATTGTCGTGGTTAACCATGGGAAAATTATCGAAACAGGTAATCATGAATCATTAATGAATAAAAAAGGTTTTTACGCTAATCTTTATAATAGTCAATTTGCCGGAAATAATTAA